A single window of Haloferax marinisediminis DNA harbors:
- a CDS encoding carboxylate--amine ligase, whose protein sequence is MAKRTMDGGSALITYGNYATTRSLGENGIYTIVASEHDHTPVESSRYCDEVVRVPAPADDLVAYKDALVGIAARPDVKTVIPARVEDGYVLSKYYDEFDKYVDMVVQPFELLQTTHDRIRLFEVAEAAGVPIPRTRLLSDVDEFDAPAIIKSRFNMLVADYLDGYDPSEYDIIKGITHVTPGDTVDREEIVQEMKHDPIVQDYIPSAGKYMFAALYDHGEALATFQHLQIRGNSYTGGGGVYRSSVYIPELEEVGRRLLDHMNWHGLACIEYIKDAETGEFKPIEINPRIWQSLPSTVRAGADFPYYYWLQATGQKDRIEQGYDLGVGTHYLWGEIGYLRSVVKDDSPFVQRPSLTSTVAEVATSVLREPHFDILHLDDPMPFVHYVLHVLLFQRTKPQWFTTVRNTFFGVEEATNLN, encoded by the coding sequence ATGGCGAAAAGAACGATGGATGGTGGTTCTGCACTTATTACGTATGGGAACTACGCGACGACACGCTCTCTGGGTGAGAATGGAATCTACACGATAGTCGCGTCCGAACACGATCACACGCCTGTTGAGTCGTCGCGGTACTGCGACGAAGTCGTCCGCGTTCCAGCACCCGCAGACGACCTCGTCGCCTACAAGGACGCACTCGTTGGGATTGCAGCACGCCCAGACGTGAAGACGGTCATACCTGCACGTGTCGAAGACGGGTACGTCCTCTCGAAGTACTACGACGAGTTCGACAAGTACGTCGACATGGTCGTTCAGCCGTTCGAGCTCCTTCAGACGACCCACGATAGAATCCGCTTGTTCGAGGTGGCCGAAGCGGCCGGAGTGCCGATACCCCGGACCCGACTGCTTAGCGACGTCGACGAGTTCGATGCGCCAGCGATAATCAAATCACGATTCAACATGCTCGTCGCCGACTACCTCGATGGATACGACCCGAGCGAGTACGACATCATCAAGGGAATTACGCACGTCACGCCGGGTGACACCGTCGACCGGGAGGAGATAGTCCAGGAGATGAAACACGACCCGATCGTCCAAGACTACATTCCATCCGCGGGCAAGTACATGTTCGCTGCTCTCTACGACCATGGCGAAGCCCTCGCAACGTTCCAGCACCTCCAGATTCGAGGCAACTCCTACACCGGCGGTGGGGGTGTGTATCGCTCGTCCGTCTACATTCCGGAACTCGAAGAAGTCGGGCGAAGACTTCTCGACCACATGAACTGGCACGGCCTCGCGTGCATCGAGTACATCAAAGACGCAGAGACAGGTGAGTTCAAACCGATAGAGATCAACCCTCGAATCTGGCAGTCACTCCCGTCGACGGTTCGTGCCGGCGCGGACTTCCCGTACTACTACTGGTTACAGGCAACCGGACAGAAAGACCGAATCGAACAAGGATACGATCTCGGCGTGGGGACCCACTACCTCTGGGGTGAAATCGGCTATCTCAGGAGCGTCGTCAAAGACGACTCACCGTTCGTCCAACGCCCCTCACTCACGTCGACGGTGGCGGAAGTTGCCACGTCCGTGCTCCGAGAACCCCACTTCGATATCCTCCATCTCGACGATCCAATGCCCTTCGTTCACTACGTTCTCCACGTACTCCTGTTTCAACGCACCAAACCCCAGTGGTTTACCACCGTCCGAAACACCTTCTTTGGCGTTGAGGAAGCAACTAACCTAAATTAG
- a CDS encoding right-handed parallel beta-helix repeat-containing protein, with the protein MQRREYLKYGGAIGLATGLAGCLNRLPFFEGPPEEETTVTEDFSPPDWEPSSLNLFKNVVDIVEAGADPSGQEPINDVLQRVVADNTAIVFPDGRYKIDQYELEDATKVGFVAEAKANPTFVPARPAAEIEDNMFIRLERVRDFLLEGIDFDYREAGYGGSIHIIADGNFTVRNVRVRGMMPDETLPNNPAAFRFEVRDKESTALIENLVARDGGHDGGNAVGMYVGRDHAGSITFRNCIIENFPNNGLYASSPGRVSDGSDGVVHVEGGLYKNNNIANVRIGSTGSTVRDVTIIVNKVPPSPPGLLNARGLRLRGQSGQLVENCLIYIGKDAGAGFGALVLHSDTGRATIRNTTIRVDRDDTYAIHALDPGSNVDLLGSTFENVRITGSASFGHTVFINGRNGTQFKGCDVTQTGRGRNGFKFENSSDCKLTDSVIKVTGEAVETINSSLSTANLTVELP; encoded by the coding sequence ATGCAACGACGTGAATATCTCAAGTATGGCGGTGCGATTGGTCTCGCTACTGGGTTGGCTGGGTGTCTGAATCGGTTGCCCTTCTTCGAAGGGCCTCCCGAGGAAGAGACCACGGTGACTGAGGACTTTTCGCCTCCAGATTGGGAACCATCGAGTTTGAACCTCTTCAAGAACGTCGTCGACATCGTCGAGGCCGGTGCAGATCCGTCAGGCCAAGAACCGATAAACGACGTCCTCCAGCGTGTCGTCGCGGACAACACGGCCATCGTGTTTCCCGATGGCCGGTACAAAATTGACCAGTACGAACTAGAAGACGCGACCAAGGTCGGATTCGTTGCAGAAGCCAAAGCGAACCCGACGTTCGTTCCAGCTAGGCCCGCCGCCGAAATCGAGGACAACATGTTCATTCGGCTAGAACGAGTCCGTGACTTCCTCCTCGAAGGCATCGACTTCGATTACCGTGAAGCCGGATACGGGGGGTCGATTCACATCATCGCCGACGGGAATTTCACTGTCCGAAATGTCCGTGTCCGTGGCATGATGCCCGACGAGACACTTCCGAACAACCCTGCTGCGTTTAGATTCGAAGTCCGCGACAAAGAGTCGACTGCACTCATCGAGAATCTCGTCGCCCGGGACGGGGGCCACGACGGTGGCAACGCCGTCGGGATGTACGTCGGACGGGACCACGCAGGCTCGATTACGTTCCGAAACTGTATCATCGAGAACTTCCCGAACAACGGGTTGTATGCGTCTTCCCCAGGGCGAGTTAGTGATGGGTCTGACGGTGTCGTACACGTCGAAGGTGGGCTGTACAAGAACAACAACATCGCCAACGTCCGCATCGGGTCGACGGGTTCGACTGTGCGAGACGTGACGATTATCGTCAACAAAGTTCCGCCGAGTCCACCGGGGTTACTCAACGCGAGAGGGCTCCGACTCCGTGGGCAGTCTGGCCAACTCGTCGAAAACTGCCTCATCTACATCGGAAAAGACGCAGGTGCAGGATTCGGAGCTCTCGTCCTCCATTCGGACACTGGGCGTGCGACGATACGGAACACCACGATTCGGGTCGACCGGGACGATACGTACGCGATCCACGCGCTCGACCCAGGCTCCAACGTCGACCTCCTAGGCTCGACGTTCGAAAATGTTCGAATCACCGGGTCTGCATCGTTCGGGCACACGGTCTTCATCAACGGCCGGAACGGCACTCAGTTCAAAGGCTGTGACGTGACCCAGACGGGACGGGGCCGAAACGGGTTCAAGTTCGAGAACTCGAGCGACTGTAAACTCACCGACTCGGTCATCAAAGTGACGGGTGAAGCAGTAGAGACGATCAACTCGTCGCTCTCGACGGCGAATCTCACTGTCGAATTACCGTAA
- a CDS encoding ParB N-terminal domain-containing protein: MLRTAGTIYREWGLRYLLAIGAEHFIIRALADARSPSYWRRTETFHDRILDTDIGHYDYPRDPFELRYVDPAEIRRFSGRGSTLWENAMYEIGEVRDGEWDIEPYEGPLDDPELGITFADTLEETVLYRSLEQHFDDGTPWEDTEFVQRMCEIIHGSNALAWHGSSTCDDVTQRCAYLDSLYNRIKTEGFRSQRELQQRGEEPPRDYLDTLRSEILVDVGRDGEFLLVDGRHRLSIAKILGVDAVPVVVVVRHKHWVDKINSDPTSMAAHQELLVR, from the coding sequence ATGCTTCGGACAGCGGGAACGATTTATCGCGAGTGGGGTCTCAGATACCTCCTCGCGATCGGTGCCGAACATTTCATCATTCGTGCTCTCGCTGACGCGCGGTCGCCGTCGTACTGGCGGCGAACGGAGACGTTCCACGATCGCATCTTGGACACCGACATCGGCCACTACGACTATCCGAGAGATCCATTCGAACTCAGATACGTCGACCCAGCAGAGATACGTCGGTTTAGTGGACGTGGGAGTACACTCTGGGAAAACGCGATGTACGAGATTGGGGAGGTCCGAGACGGAGAGTGGGATATCGAACCGTACGAGGGTCCACTCGACGACCCAGAGCTCGGAATCACGTTCGCAGACACACTAGAAGAGACGGTACTCTATCGCTCGTTAGAGCAGCACTTCGACGATGGGACACCGTGGGAAGACACCGAATTCGTACAGCGTATGTGCGAGATTATCCACGGCTCAAACGCACTCGCCTGGCACGGTTCGTCGACGTGCGACGACGTCACGCAGCGATGTGCGTACCTCGACTCGCTGTACAATCGTATCAAGACGGAAGGGTTCCGCTCACAGCGAGAGCTCCAGCAGCGTGGTGAGGAACCCCCGAGAGACTATTTAGACACGCTTCGCAGTGAGATTCTCGTCGACGTCGGCCGCGACGGAGAGTTTCTGCTCGTCGATGGTCGTCACCGACTATCCATCGCAAAGATACTCGGCGTCGACGCTGTTCCCGTGGTCGTCGTCGTCCGCCACAAGCACTGGGTCGACAAGATCAACAGCGACCCCACGTCGATGGCGGCTCACCAAGAGCTACTCGTTCGGTGA
- a CDS encoding glycosyltransferase family 2 protein, translating to MYKGNTISVVIPAYNESDFIGEVLERIPTYVDRVYVVDDGSTDRTWEEIQSHAALSHASTNGKATGEVHFDQRIVPIRHTVNRGVGGAIKTGYLHAREDQIDITAVMGGDGQMDPDHLPDLLDPIVEGRADYAKANRLTKRENRSSMPTFRFVGNVILSGLTKIASGYWRISDPQNGYTAISLEALEQAPIEEMYEFYGYCNDLLAKLNSRGLRVVDVPIVGVYGDEKSHIRYQTYIPRVSAMLLRTFIWRLRESYLRGRLHPVPLLYLTGVVGILFGVLRVGRKVAGADVDKELVARTTSSLLGGGLSLAIAMMWEAHLNRNLGISKGDQHRENVSRDDD from the coding sequence ATGTACAAAGGAAATACAATTAGCGTCGTAATCCCGGCGTATAACGAATCAGATTTCATCGGCGAAGTACTGGAGCGGATCCCAACGTACGTCGACCGCGTGTACGTCGTCGACGACGGCTCGACGGATAGGACCTGGGAAGAGATACAATCACACGCGGCGCTTTCCCACGCCTCGACCAATGGAAAAGCAACTGGAGAAGTCCACTTCGACCAGCGTATCGTTCCGATACGGCACACCGTGAACCGAGGCGTCGGCGGTGCCATCAAAACGGGGTATCTTCACGCACGCGAAGACCAGATAGACATCACCGCAGTAATGGGCGGAGATGGACAGATGGACCCAGACCATTTGCCCGACCTTCTCGACCCAATCGTCGAAGGACGTGCGGACTACGCGAAAGCCAACCGTCTCACCAAACGCGAGAACCGAAGCTCCATGCCGACGTTCAGATTCGTCGGCAACGTCATCCTCTCTGGCCTCACGAAAATCGCAAGTGGATACTGGAGAATCAGCGACCCACAAAACGGGTATACTGCAATTTCACTCGAAGCGCTCGAACAAGCACCCATCGAGGAAATGTACGAATTCTACGGCTACTGTAACGATTTGCTGGCAAAACTCAACAGCAGAGGACTCCGAGTGGTCGACGTCCCCATCGTCGGGGTGTACGGTGACGAGAAGAGCCACATTCGGTATCAAACCTACATTCCACGCGTCTCTGCGATGCTGCTTCGGACGTTCATCTGGCGCCTCCGAGAGTCGTATCTTCGGGGGCGGCTCCACCCGGTACCCCTCTTGTATCTCACCGGTGTAGTCGGGATACTCTTTGGAGTCTTGCGAGTCGGTCGTAAGGTGGCCGGGGCGGACGTGGACAAAGAACTAGTAGCGCGAACGACCTCGTCGTTGCTCGGCGGTGGGCTCTCGCTCGCCATCGCGATGATGTGGGAAGCACACCTCAACCGCAACCTCGGTATCTCCAAAGGAGATCAACACCGAGAAAACGTCTCTCGCGACGACGACTGA
- a CDS encoding DUF1616 domain-containing protein has protein sequence MSSARVLRNNAVIGNSPGTTRETPADLLVVMLLTVVATAMILLPSTSGTIPRILFGLPLLIFLPGYALVSVAYTKSNSETSVLAGGRSSGDASPGRSIDGYTRIGLSIASSLAIVAMVAYLLNFTQFGIRPVPTLVAVSGLTIVLTVVAVWRRRSVSPAERFSVNVPAVRIRGPTGGQTLLNVVIVLGLVFALSATGYALSASSDQAGQESFTEFSLLSENETGEYVANGYPSELTSGEATEFAVGITNHEQVDHDYTVVVLLQRTDESGEILEREEVTRFQASVGEGQTEIVPHTVTPTSVTGEDVELVYLLYLDDPPASPTPENSYRDLRLHVFVSENVR, from the coding sequence ATGTCCTCTGCTAGGGTATTGAGGAATAACGCCGTGATTGGAAATTCGCCCGGTACAACCAGAGAGACACCAGCCGACCTGCTGGTGGTGATGCTACTTACTGTCGTAGCCACGGCCATGATACTACTCCCAAGTACGAGTGGAACGATTCCACGCATTCTGTTCGGACTTCCACTGCTCATCTTCCTCCCCGGCTATGCGTTGGTCTCTGTGGCATACACGAAGTCGAACAGCGAGACGAGTGTTCTCGCCGGCGGACGTTCGTCGGGCGACGCGAGTCCAGGGCGCAGTATCGATGGATACACTCGAATCGGCCTCTCCATCGCATCGAGTCTCGCCATCGTGGCGATGGTCGCTTATCTGCTGAACTTCACCCAGTTCGGTATTCGACCGGTCCCGACACTCGTCGCGGTGAGCGGGTTGACGATCGTACTGACGGTGGTTGCGGTTTGGCGACGGCGGTCGGTGTCGCCTGCAGAGCGGTTCAGTGTGAACGTACCAGCGGTGAGAATTCGAGGCCCCACCGGCGGTCAGACGCTCTTGAACGTCGTCATCGTCTTGGGTCTCGTTTTCGCACTGTCAGCGACGGGGTACGCGTTGAGCGCATCGTCAGACCAGGCGGGACAAGAGTCGTTCACCGAGTTCTCTCTGCTCTCAGAGAACGAAACCGGGGAGTACGTCGCCAATGGTTACCCGTCCGAACTCACCAGCGGCGAAGCGACCGAGTTCGCTGTCGGAATAACAAATCACGAACAGGTGGACCATGACTACACCGTCGTCGTTCTTCTCCAGCGTACGGATGAGTCCGGTGAGATACTCGAACGTGAGGAGGTTACTCGGTTCCAAGCGAGCGTCGGTGAAGGCCAAACCGAAATCGTACCACACACAGTTACACCAACGAGCGTCACTGGAGAAGACGTCGAACTCGTCTATCTCCTGTATCTCGACGACCCACCGGCGTCACCGACTCCGGAGAATTCCTACCGCGACCTCCGACTCCACGTATTCGTCTCGGAGAACGTTCGGTGA
- a CDS encoding glycosyltransferase family 4 protein, giving the protein MIHTLQLVTTRRPFFEQQVAALEQHDVHCDVVTVPKPPSGVRSLRDYMRFYGRVLREALDGPYDIVHANYGLTAPAAIAQPTRPIVLSLWGSDVWGKYGYVSDWCSREFDAVIVMSEQMADELETESVVIPHGVDMDLFEPLPQDEAQAELGWDDQQQHILFPYSTTREVKDFPRATRIVEAAQERLGRPLTLQTVSGEPHERIPVYMSAADAMILTSRWEGSPNAVKEALACNLPVVSTDVGDVREYLHERSGSFVGRSDEELVTALCEVLERRERPNSRDAMAQYSLDQMAKDIVSVYRQVLKSKQEVTAS; this is encoded by the coding sequence ATGATCCACACCTTACAACTGGTAACCACACGACGGCCATTCTTCGAGCAGCAGGTTGCTGCACTCGAGCAGCACGATGTTCACTGTGACGTTGTTACCGTTCCGAAGCCACCCTCGGGAGTCCGGTCTCTCCGTGATTATATGCGCTTCTACGGTCGAGTGCTCCGCGAAGCTCTCGACGGTCCGTACGACATCGTCCACGCGAACTACGGCCTCACCGCCCCGGCAGCGATCGCCCAGCCGACCCGCCCGATCGTCCTCTCGCTGTGGGGGTCTGACGTCTGGGGGAAGTACGGGTACGTCAGCGACTGGTGTAGCCGGGAGTTCGACGCAGTCATCGTGATGTCCGAGCAGATGGCTGACGAACTGGAGACGGAGTCCGTCGTCATCCCACACGGTGTCGACATGGACCTGTTCGAACCACTCCCGCAAGACGAGGCACAGGCAGAATTGGGGTGGGACGACCAGCAGCAACACATCCTGTTCCCCTACTCGACGACGCGAGAGGTAAAGGACTTCCCGCGTGCGACACGCATCGTCGAGGCCGCACAAGAACGTCTGGGGCGTCCACTGACGCTCCAGACAGTGTCGGGTGAACCTCACGAACGAATTCCGGTGTACATGAGCGCGGCAGACGCGATGATACTCACGTCACGGTGGGAAGGGTCACCAAACGCCGTCAAAGAGGCGCTGGCCTGCAATCTGCCAGTGGTGAGTACCGACGTCGGCGACGTTCGAGAGTACCTACACGAACGGTCGGGGTCTTTCGTCGGTCGCTCGGACGAGGAACTCGTCACGGCACTTTGTGAGGTGCTGGAGCGACGTGAGCGACCAAACAGTCGAGACGCGATGGCGCAGTATAGCCTCGACCAGATGGCGAAAGACATCGTCTCAGTGTATCGACAAGTTCTCAAATCGAAACAAGAGGTGACTGCTTCATGA
- a CDS encoding polysaccharide deacetylase family protein translates to MGSVVISLDAELGWGYLDFDDPPARVESARSGWQTLVDLFEEFDIPATWAVVGHLFLDDCDGHHSTHPAPDGWFAKETGLWRSRPDLRFGRDLIDAVHTSRVGHEIGCHSYSHPQFGNIDRAFADAEIAACIEVARDYGIELTSFVYPRNDVGHRDVLATHGFTNYRGPSPVFRESILPKGVQTLVGGVYTSGGSLLVSPTVDRYGLVDIPASLYLFSFEGIALEIANHLAGDPIVRQAKRGIDQAVKGDGVFHMWLHPNNLDTEYSVERIRTILAYLAAVREQTGLTVETMGDVAAKTRARQSPRPA, encoded by the coding sequence ATGGGCTCTGTCGTCATCTCGCTGGACGCCGAACTTGGCTGGGGCTACCTCGATTTCGACGACCCTCCAGCACGTGTCGAAAGTGCACGGTCGGGCTGGCAGACGCTCGTCGACCTCTTCGAGGAGTTCGACATCCCTGCGACCTGGGCAGTGGTTGGTCACCTCTTCTTGGACGACTGCGACGGACACCATAGCACACACCCTGCACCCGACGGCTGGTTCGCGAAAGAGACGGGTCTCTGGCGGTCTCGCCCCGACCTCCGGTTTGGACGTGACCTCATCGACGCTGTGCATACATCTCGTGTTGGTCACGAGATTGGCTGTCACTCCTACTCGCACCCACAGTTCGGAAACATCGACCGCGCGTTTGCCGACGCAGAAATCGCCGCGTGTATCGAAGTCGCGCGAGACTACGGTATCGAACTGACGTCGTTCGTCTACCCGCGAAACGATGTCGGCCACCGAGACGTCCTCGCAACGCATGGGTTTACGAACTATCGAGGTCCGTCGCCCGTCTTTCGAGAGAGCATTCTGCCCAAGGGCGTCCAGACGCTCGTTGGCGGTGTCTACACCAGTGGTGGGTCGTTACTCGTCTCCCCAACTGTCGATAGATACGGACTGGTCGACATCCCTGCGTCGTTGTATCTCTTCAGTTTCGAGGGCATCGCACTCGAAATTGCGAATCACCTCGCCGGCGACCCAATCGTCCGGCAGGCGAAACGTGGCATCGACCAGGCTGTGAAGGGTGACGGCGTGTTCCACATGTGGTTACACCCGAACAATCTCGACACGGAGTACAGCGTCGAGCGCATTCGAACTATCCTCGCCTACCTCGCTGCGGTTCGGGAGCAGACCGGTCTCACTGTCGAGACGATGGGTGACGTTGCAGCGAAGACGCGCGCCCGTCAGTCTCCGAGACCCGCGTAA
- a CDS encoding glycosyltransferase — MTTTQELDSNDQLGRGDDVPSEEPDLSVVVVTYNEAERIEGCLESVFESCRKVGPFEVILVDSNSTDRTVAIAEQFPITLLKLTDDEYTTPSAGRYVGTKYARGDTILYVDGDMHLERGWVSEAYTFLKDNQEVVGVDGQLNERGRARTPQRVDAIRGVALYDKAAVTKVGGFDPFQKSLEDIDLGFRLTLDGGVLYRLPSVAAMHPIAKGASEIRRRWRSGYIEGVGQTLRKSAPQPRLLAMHLLRIRYKILIGSWFTFGLLSVAFSPLVTAGWALTTMLFFAFLATQRGSAEAFRLTFGYALLCLGFLYGVRIPPQPPEEFPLSRVEVVKRVSVLQ, encoded by the coding sequence ATGACCACGACACAAGAACTCGATTCAAACGACCAACTCGGCCGGGGTGACGACGTCCCATCCGAAGAACCGGACCTCTCGGTCGTCGTCGTCACGTACAACGAAGCCGAACGAATCGAAGGATGTCTCGAGTCCGTGTTCGAGTCGTGCCGGAAAGTTGGTCCGTTCGAGGTCATCCTCGTCGACTCGAATTCGACCGACAGAACGGTCGCTATCGCCGAGCAGTTCCCCATCACGTTGTTGAAACTGACCGACGACGAGTACACGACTCCGTCTGCAGGCAGATACGTCGGAACGAAGTACGCGAGAGGTGACACCATCCTGTACGTCGACGGCGACATGCACCTCGAACGGGGGTGGGTATCGGAAGCGTACACCTTCCTCAAAGACAACCAGGAGGTCGTCGGCGTCGACGGGCAACTCAACGAACGTGGTCGAGCCCGAACGCCACAGCGCGTCGATGCCATACGAGGTGTTGCCCTCTACGACAAGGCCGCAGTGACCAAAGTCGGTGGCTTCGACCCGTTCCAGAAGTCACTCGAAGATATCGACCTCGGGTTTAGGCTCACACTCGACGGTGGTGTCCTCTACCGCTTACCGAGTGTCGCTGCGATGCATCCGATCGCGAAAGGCGCGAGTGAGATTAGACGTCGGTGGCGGAGCGGATACATCGAAGGTGTCGGACAGACCCTCCGGAAATCAGCACCCCAGCCGCGACTCTTGGCCATGCATCTCCTTCGGATTCGGTACAAGATACTCATCGGTAGCTGGTTCACGTTTGGACTGCTGAGTGTGGCGTTTTCGCCGCTCGTTACCGCAGGGTGGGCGCTCACGACCATGCTGTTCTTTGCGTTCTTGGCCACACAGCGAGGGTCAGCAGAAGCGTTCCGGCTAACGTTCGGGTACGCGCTCTTGTGCCTCGGGTTCCTCTACGGGGTCCGAATCCCACCACAACCGCCCGAAGAGTTCCCACTTTCGAGAGTCGAAGTGGTGAAACGAGTGTCGGTGCTCCAGTAA
- a CDS encoding alkaline phosphatase family protein, with amino-acid sequence MEDRKQSSLTTLLIGLDAACLEVLEPLFEADALPNLQTLFEDGVYAPLESQVPPWTASAWPSLYTGMNPGKHGVFGFLSFDGYDADVVNATDVRQWTLWELLDYHGLRSVVVNVPVTAPPRSFDGALIPGYVGPEDPPCHPAGLLDDVREEIGTYRIYPHKPERRGDEAYTELVRMRGEAFRYLADRFSPDFGFVEFQQTDTVFHERPDDLDLVRTVYEEVDTQIGLILDSTSPQNVFVVSDHGMGRYDKYEFRVNEFLRDEGYVSVRHGGSGMPSWVSIQKRGLEKGQFEAEEDRSAGTLNAAMAVAARYGLTTQRITSVLRTLGLAKYVARFVPTDVKRAGTTQVDFPSSRAYMRDLIELGIRINLEGREPSGTVSKDEYEDVRRELIDALKDVRTPDGEVLFEDVAPREKYFHGPEAHNAVDIVLVPSNYDHYLSAQLYGEQFGEPTESWNHKRWGVVAAHGEAIDSSASLEGAHLYDITPTILATYGLPHDEQMDGEPLPVVSGVAPTSYPTFEPVERVKTNDTEVEDRLANLGYLE; translated from the coding sequence ATGGAGGACCGGAAGCAATCTTCGCTCACAACCCTTCTCATCGGTCTCGATGCGGCCTGTCTCGAGGTGCTCGAACCCCTGTTCGAAGCGGATGCACTCCCGAACCTGCAGACGCTCTTCGAAGACGGTGTGTATGCTCCGTTGGAGTCACAGGTTCCTCCATGGACGGCCAGTGCGTGGCCATCGTTGTATACGGGAATGAATCCTGGAAAACACGGAGTTTTCGGATTTCTCTCTTTTGATGGCTACGACGCCGACGTGGTGAACGCCACGGACGTTCGCCAATGGACGCTGTGGGAACTCCTCGATTATCATGGCCTGCGTAGCGTCGTGGTCAACGTTCCCGTGACTGCGCCACCGCGGTCGTTCGACGGTGCGCTCATCCCCGGATACGTCGGGCCAGAAGACCCACCGTGTCACCCTGCGGGTCTCCTCGACGACGTTCGAGAGGAAATTGGAACGTACCGAATCTACCCACACAAGCCAGAGCGCCGTGGCGACGAAGCATACACCGAGCTCGTTCGAATGCGGGGTGAAGCGTTCCGGTACCTCGCAGACCGATTTTCCCCGGATTTCGGATTCGTCGAGTTCCAACAGACGGACACCGTCTTCCACGAACGACCGGACGACCTCGACCTCGTCCGCACTGTCTACGAAGAAGTCGACACCCAAATCGGCTTGATACTCGACTCCACGTCGCCGCAAAACGTCTTCGTGGTCAGTGACCACGGAATGGGCCGGTACGACAAATACGAGTTCCGCGTCAACGAGTTCCTTCGAGACGAAGGCTACGTGTCGGTCCGCCACGGTGGGTCCGGCATGCCCTCGTGGGTCTCGATTCAAAAACGAGGCCTCGAGAAAGGTCAGTTCGAAGCAGAAGAAGACCGTTCGGCAGGGACGCTGAACGCTGCGATGGCAGTCGCCGCTCGATACGGACTGACCACGCAGCGAATCACGAGCGTACTGCGGACGCTTGGCCTCGCCAAGTACGTCGCTCGGTTCGTTCCGACGGACGTCAAGCGTGCTGGAACCACACAGGTGGACTTCCCTTCTTCGCGTGCGTACATGCGCGACCTAATCGAACTCGGAATCAGAATCAATCTCGAAGGACGAGAGCCGTCTGGGACGGTCTCGAAAGACGAGTACGAGGACGTGCGTCGAGAGCTAATCGACGCGCTGAAAGACGTTCGAACGCCGGATGGCGAGGTTCTGTTCGAGGACGTCGCTCCTCGGGAGAAGTACTTCCACGGCCCAGAAGCGCACAACGCGGTCGATATCGTCCTCGTCCCCTCGAACTACGACCACTACCTGAGTGCCCAACTGTACGGTGAGCAGTTCGGCGAACCGACCGAGTCGTGGAACCACAAGCGGTGGGGTGTCGTTGCTGCACACGGTGAGGCAATCGATTCGAGCGCTTCTCTCGAGGGTGCCCACCTGTACGACATCACACCGACGATTCTCGCGACGTACGGACTTCCGCACGACGAACAGATGGACGGAGAACCGCTCCCGGTCGTCTCCGGTGTCGCTCCGACGAGCTACCCCACGTTCGAACCTGTGGAACGAGTCAAAACGAACGACACCGAGGTGGAAGACCGCCTCGCGAACCTTGGATACCTAGAGTAA